DNA sequence from the Armigeres subalbatus isolate Guangzhou_Male chromosome 1, GZ_Asu_2, whole genome shotgun sequence genome:
gaagtcagaagtgagatataagaagttataagtgagtaatgagaagtaaaaagtgaaaaatgagaaccgaggaacgagaagtaagaaacgagaTTCTTTCGCCTCCTTTTTCTTTCTGTCTATGTATCTCtccactcatttctcactactcaacatctcgcttctcaacTACCTTCACAGTCTCTAAGTCTCTATGTTGATCTGAGGTGTGATAAGTAGGTAGGCTCGCCTGGGTCTATTAGGGCGGACAAGAACAATATTGCTAATCCGAGGCGTTTGAGCACTCGTCCGAAGGCACGAGGATGGACTCAGCATATTTCAagcttcttttcttttcttctcttcaaGGCAAATATCTAGAAAAGTATTTTTGCAAGAATGGTCTAGTCCGAGCCCAGCCCAAGTCCAGTTCGAGCCCAGCCCGAGTCCAAGACCAATCCCAGTCCAGTCTCAGTACAGGCAAAGATGACAAGAAGCAAGTTCAGCATCATCTgtacgctccatcaaactcttgggggtaatgatcgacgataagctcacctttggtagccacgtcaattacgcctgcaagcgtgtctccacagctatagtggatgatatccaatagctctgcggtttatgtcagcaagcgcaagcttctggctagcgttgctctgtccatactgaggtatgagggccagcttggggcacggccctgcgtattaactgctacagaacgaagttataAAGTACgaataggctcatgtgcctaagagttgcgagcgcgtaccgtaccgtgtcgcacgatgcactctgcgtcatcaccggtatgatgccaattgacatcgttatcggtgaagacatagagtgtttcgaaatgcgcggcacgagaggcatccgtaggactgtcaggttggcctcaatggtcaaatggcagcgttcgtgggacagttccactaatggtagatggacacataggttgataccggagataggtacgtgggtcaagaggcgccatggggaaatcactttccacctgacccaggtccttacaggccatggttgcttcagacagtacctacaccggttcggacactcggcctcgcccgagtgtccggtgtgcgcagtttagaggaaacggcgaaaCACGTGTTgatcgtgtgcccgcgttttcgcacaatgcgtgaccacatgcttgccacatgtggtctggacactaccccggacaacctagtccggaggatgtgtaaagataaagttggctggaacgccgttttatcggctatcgtccaaatcgtctcggagctacacagaaggtggcgagtggactcgaggaatgggtagttcaggcgcaaataagagttggtccaagggttcggagtcggcttcatgggtcatgccggtgccctgtggtcgaactcgatccttttatcgaacaagtggccgcgtgaagaacaacatggtatcgtcgctttcgcggcgtcggtcaaccgggtgggttccgagcccgaggacggaaaggggtcctcgtcaaggctggggcaggcgtaggcaccgcgtcggcaagtccctctgtgtgctggcgaataggccctatcgcagaaaggtcaatttggggtgcacgcggcatcatcattcttgataccagtcgtgcagagggaagcaggtgcGAAGTCAACCCTTCCcgccttccgaggacatagggcgtggtaaggccacctggaaagccggcaatgcgctggcacgataccatggtgttcttctaaaaaagcgagtcacgatgttcgatgctgcaaggacacgcagctaacctcgagggtgcgttatgcactcgCTCCTCTTTGAAGCATTagtttctggttgtaccgaagggacgatgggcttggcggcaatggaaacggtttagcgggttgGGGATGCAGTCCtacctccctcgtttgctgttggaagtggcccctaaccccgcacttcctggacaacccaggatgtctgttgagcagattcccccttaggaagaaaaaaaaaactcaaatgtgcagcccaatcgggttgtacgcaaaggtgacgtaggactacgtagctatacgaaatggagggtatttttcatcatagtttgtgtaaatttattagcattgtgcaaactgctcggaggtcaaccgaatcaagaaactgaaaatAGCTCCCAGCTGGATGAACCAGCCGTGGAAAaggaacgactcatcggccgcatcaccactgaagccactcgcctatctttcagtggatatcatcaAAATCCTAAAACACATTTcgctcaaaaatgtccggaataaaggaaaaataagcagaatcggaggtggcgcgaaaccaaacacaaatatattaatttgcaacgttcgacttCCGTTTTCCGTTTCGAtatgcatcgttttctatagcgctggtggcaaagtgagcgggacttcaagaataaattacaaacagtccttttcaggacttatccgagaagaggttttgaccgttgagagaattgtttacccagacaaacagactgttcggctgtttaaacgacaattttgaaaagatttattgtttttaataatgcgccgtttgaaaaactaaggcaactaaacgacattttccactaaggtggcgtcttcatcgatttagccgtcgtcgacggaaactgaaattttctggcaagattctttggttttgtttcgttagtcattagaaatgatatcgattttttccgggttaccatcgtttggcgacgacagaaagttgccctttggtaggccaaccacaagcgcgcgtcggagggagatgttgcaatgagtttgttcaaatggatggcatcagtagcagtcaaatggaatttcctcacaagatttttatttgttgttgaggttgaatgacgaccaccaacgcagacttccaccaccaattcgatgattttcctttgaaaatgctaccagagcgcctctgtgctgctgtgttcgctccgctgcgaCCGCTCTGCGTAAAGTCTTGTTCAACCGCTCTCTGCGAAATCCCAATCAAAATGGTTCGCgcgcgctggaaagcagctttcttgtattcaatcaattaagcccgttagctccgcctctttgtgatctgatataggtgtaaatataatgtgcactcaaaacgattaacgaaggggcgggtctaatggaattacttcattagatataagaaagttgcttttcgacgcgcgcaagccattttgatcgggattccacagacaaTGGACCGTTCCGAGAATGAAAATCCTATGAATTTTTTTCGTAAGATTCTggatttggttatgagatgttggttatctaagatgcgtattgttgcgaggaataacaacagaaatttgactcaagacgaatattacaaaacattatctcttggcatctgtctgtccgaacgacgttcaccgatgggtggttgttgtagatagtttcccctgaggtggcgtctttattgatattatacaaaagccaccattttatacagaGGAAGGtagatccgactatccgaaataaacttactaaacagtccattttcgcaattaactctttcttttcataacatgttggtcctgagaagaaccatttttttttcaatgctacTTTCCAACtagctgacaccacaatttgtaataaattttcagcatcggcactggcgttgcgggatcgccacagtactatttttatggtcaaccctgTCTTCacatgaaattctggttcgttgaggttgaatgatcagcagcaacacatcgagtaccaccaccaatgcgatggatttcctttgaaaatgttattggcgccttcgtgatgctgtgtccgctccgcagcGATCGCTTTGATACGTCTGCTCTGCgcgaaatagttgaaaatcagtattttcaaataaaatcgaagaagcgttgactcatccttgatcgaatggtccaaaaatccaccgagaaacggcttagatattaaagtttgaaGTCTataatattttcgtgacggtccccgattttcgcaatcgtaaagtgtaccccaatatataaaacacagacgtagtcctacgtcaaaaagttcAGCATAGTATTAGTggtaaaaaaaagaattaatTCAATGCAGTCAGTATAGGCTTCAAATATCATTTTCTTAACATTGTTTaagtacactggattctgttttctcACAAttaacattttctcaattttgcactcattcTGAATGtgtaacgcatattaattatcatgtaatttttctttgatttattcaaggttttttttaacatgTTTGCAAAgctgaagtcacacgatcaaaaatacgagcgaaaaaaaatgtctgaaaacataatcctgtgtatatattataaaatacatattttatagAATAATACGGTGggatatataaaaaaatgaagCTAATAGCCAGTTTATTCAAGGCCAATTTTTGTTtatagattttcaaaagttctaatATAGAATTGTTGCGGACAGCACGGAAGCCACCAATCTTTCAGCACGGCAATTAAGACACATTTTATTGCATCATGCTATAAAGctacatttattttatattaataTTAAAGTACTTTAAACATAATAAATGAATACTTAAATGCTCGGTGTTTCACTTTTTAAGCAACGGAAACTTCAATCCCGTCACTTCCGTGCTGCTGCTTTATTgtttctgattatttgattagcAGGCAGAACACCGAAGATAAATTCACACCCAAATCAAACGCATTTCTAAATCTACTCATGGTCAGAGCTCACAATTCCATTCTCACGTAACAAGAACAGTAAAACAATCGTCCTTATTTTTCTTtagtttttttagaaaattaaaaCGATGTTTAGTCAATAACTACAGAACGCAAAACCAACAGAGACCCTTTACAATAGCGCTAAAATAGACCGCTtctcctgtcgaatgcaacttgttgcgaacaaatctgTTCCTAAGTATCGAATCACTGCATgcacattagacctcttcatgttttcaaaaagtatcaaacattcaatcggtcagcccagcatcacaattcttatgctaaaataagtctcctgtcaaattttcagctaattcggataaaatttcgaggtggctcaagtcgatttagtgtttttgggctattttcaattttggaaaaaaaaatagtgatgaactttgtattatcttaaaaatcactttaataaagattaaaaaaaaataaattttggaaaaaaaatctaacaagagatataaacgtcaaaaactatcgcaacaacatctatacgaaagcttttggtgtgctctacaagtcttgtgaacattgcgattcgttccgttcacgttttgtccatgttaaagtgattttcaagcttttaagtgcataaaaatactgtttcccccaaaagtcgttgttctacaaaattcttgagtttatgacaaatgattgttaatttattatattattattcctcttttttccctggaaatttgagtaatataattgcccatgtgcgatttaccgttaaattcttaaaaatcagaagctgaacatttgtcataaatttgcacgttaggatttcttcaagcaagttgttcgaacaaaacataaattaaatcatatgatatttgatgctaacAACAAACggcttccaaattttgttaatttcatcatatgtctgcatgcttttaacattgagtgcatcttagtaacaagtgaaatcgaagcttctttgtttgaacaacttgtttgtagaaatctcagcgtgcaaatttatgacaaatgttcagcttctgatttttaagaatttaacggtaaatcgcacatgggcaattatattactcaaatttccaggaaaaaaagaggaactataaaataataaattaacaatcatttatcataaactcaagaattttgtagaacaacgacttttgggggaaacagtatttttatgcacttaaaagcttgaaaatcactttaacatggacaaaatgtgaacggaacgaatcgcaatgttcacaagacttgtagagcacaccaaaagcttccgtatagaggttgttgcgatagttttcgatgtttatatctcttgttagattttttcctaaATTGAAAactcaaaaacactaaatcgacttgagccacctcgaaattttctccgaatcagctgaaaatttgacaggagacttattttagcataagaattgtgattctgggctgaccggttaaattgttgatactttttgaaaacatgaagaggtctaatgcaCATACATATCGTCGCCGTTGAGCGATGCTCAGTTTTCCTCAAATGAATAAAcatgctaacatgcgtgctcactgccgaaaaaatcacaaataataacaaatcaaattgttttttcttttttttttgattagatggaaatgggagctatgagataaagGGCAGAATCGTTCCCATACTTCTTGAGAGAACGAGTGCATCTATGTTGTTTAGCACAGACGTTGCGTTAGAAGAATTCTAAACATAATCAGCGAAATCTAAAGTGTGTTGATTCTCACAACTCTAATTAAATGAGattcatttctcatttgtcCCATCGATCCATCGTTAAAATAAATTCACTTTCAATCACCCAACTCACCGGTTGCTCAATTTCGGCTCATCGAACTGCACCTTGCCGTCGGTCTGCTTGTACACCAAAAACACATACCGGTGCAGACCGGAGTTTTGCGGTGGTGCCGATCCGATGTACTCGGCAACGGTTTCCCCGGCCGCTACGTCCGATTCAGGCACATTGACCACCACCCAATGTTTCCACTCGCGCATCTTCGGCTTCTCACGGGACGGTGCGTCCGGATCGGTCAGGACCAACGTGTACAGAGCGCCCGGCTCCGCATCCCAGCTGACAGTCGGTTGCTCTTTGACCTGCGTCGGTGTAAGTTCATTGCCCAGGTTGGCCTCCGCACCGGAGGAGCTGTACGTTACTTTCACCAGACCGGCAGGTGCTTGGCTGATCACATCCGGAACGATTTCGTTGCCGGCAAAGGCCTCGGATACGGCGACGTCCTGGGCCTGGGCGAAAGCGATCCACGTTACGGTAACGGCCAGAACGATTGACAGCGTTTGCTTCATGATGGCAACTGAACCGACTGACGGACGGTCTGAGATGCTGTCGTCAGGTGCAAGTCCCAAACGAAACTGATCGAACTGGTGCTACTCCACTGGCGATCATTGGATGAAGCATATGGAGAGAAAAATTGATACGAACCGGTTTATGAGACTGATTTTTTGCAGGGTTTGATGGTATGGCTATCGAGTGTAATTGAGATTTAGCACCGAATCTCTGTTCGTGGCACAAAATTATTCCAATCAAGGGTGGGTTCGATCAATTAGTTTGATCATAAATTACTAATTTTAAAggcgaaatttcaaaatgttttataTGGTGAACTTTAGTtgcgatgttttttttttctagaatagactataaaaaaacaaaattcaagtTAAGAAAAAAAGACACCATGGACAGCTCTCATAAAGCTTTCTTTGAATATTTGTAtctaaaatcattgaaaaatcaataaaacaacCATTTACTcttaaaacattgaaaaattacaGAACATGTTCCCATGCTCCTGATGCAGCGCCAACACTCGCTTACATACATCAACACTTATAAGATCTATAGATCTGAAAAAACAGTTTTACAAGCTTACAGGCATCCCCcaagcaggaaaaatattgcatcAAATAAGAACATACGCATCGGAAAAACTGGTGGGAGTTGTGAGTCAAAATGCACTTCTAATgacttcctagtgcattggggtctattttggcccagagatgatttaaaaacgttgCAGTTTTGTAACGAAATTAAAAAAGGTTTCGAAATTGTCTGACCtttcctaacttttggaaatggATATTTTTAGGTGGTAATCAGCTTTCAGCGACTTCTAGGAAcgccaaaacaaacaaaaaagtgacacattgtgcattagcgaGTCAATAATGACCCCAACTTGAATTTGTTCCcgaaagttcattttcgaaccgattttcattttttcgaaaccaaattgaaggtatggattccGCGGATATCGTTTCGGACTGATTTTCGGCAATTTGGCCATTCTGGTACTTAGGAATcggttttgaaggaaaaaagatTCTTAGGCCAATTTTCGGCGTGATCTCTTGTCTTTCGGagggtgattttggaaatgctctCCTATTTGCGTAGCAACAATCTCGATAGAATGTAGCgatcagagccgtagcgtggactctcaGCACCGCCCTTGGCGTCCTTTTTGGGCGCTCCTTTCTTACTAAAAAATAAGAGATTTGTAATTCCCAATGTTTcagtaaccgaaaagctcttggagctcTTTGCATATTTACTGGCCTTATAACAGGACACTGCACTAggttcagaatgatatctgtcaTTTCTGTAACATGGtacgtgaaacctcggaacatctaCTTTGCAGTTATGATGCATTTCAGAAGTGCa
Encoded proteins:
- the LOC134225848 gene encoding protein D3-like translates to MKQTLSIVLAVTVTWIAFAQAQDVAVSEAFAGNEIVPDVISQAPAGLVKVTYSSSGAEANLGNELTPTQVKEQPTVSWDAEPGALYTLVLTDPDAPSREKPKMREWKHWVVVNVPESDVAAGETVAEYIGSAPPQNSGLHRYVFLVYKQTDGKVQFDEPKLSNRNPNRGKFRVAEFAEKYHLGSPIAGNFYQAQYDDYVPQVYASLTETK